The Microcoleus sp. FACHB-68 genomic interval TGCCACAGTGCGCTCTACAGGCGTTGGAAATATTTTTCTGACGGGAACGAGTGAAGCGACGGGCAGCAATAACAACGGCATTATATTACGCAGCCTCTTTTCAACGAATAACGGCATTGTCGAAGCAACCGGCATGGGAAATATTAGCCTCACCGGCACAGGTGCAAATGGTGCGGCAGGAATTCTGGTGCAAAATGGCTCGATTAACCCGACAGGAGTCGGCGCTACCGGCACGGTTACGTTAAGTGCCGATGAAATTGATTTACAAGGCAATACCCAAATTAGAGGCACCGGCAGCCTCGTGTTGCAGCAGCTCACTCCCAGTTTAGGCATGACTGTCGGCGGCACTGTGGCAGACACTCGCTTGAATTTAGACTCCGGCGAATTGAATACCTTACAAAATGGATTTTCCCAAATTTTTATCGGAAGCGCTAATAGCAGCGGCGTTATTACTCAGACAGGAAATTTAACGTTTAATGATCCGGTAACGATACGTTCCCTCGCTCCCGGTGGCTCGATTAATTTTACCAGCGGCACCCTCAGCGGCACGGATAACGCCACGATTACGCTCTCTGCCGATAGAGATATTATCGCCGGCAATATTATAAATCCAGGTCGAGCGGTGACTGCAACCAGCACCACCGGCAGCATCAACACCAGTGCCGGCACAATTAACACGAGCAACAGCACGGGTAATGGCGGTGAGATTCGCCTAGAAGCACTCACCGGCAACGTCTACTCAGGCAACTTAAACGCTTCTGGATCAACCGGCGGCGGCAATATCACAGTGCTGGGTGCAGGAGTTATTAATGCCGGTGATATCAACTCCAGCACTACATCGGGTAAAGCCGGTGATGTAATAATCGACCCCATTGATATTACGGTTAATACTATTAATGCCGAAAGCGCTTCCGGTACAGGCGGTAATGTTACGGTTGAAGCGAGTAATTTTATTCGGGTTCCAGGCTCGTTTTCCTCAAACTTCTGCCTAAATGGTTGCAGTATTTCCTCTGCCGGTGGTGCAGCAAATGGCGAGATAGTGATTCGGCATGGCGGCGGTTATCCGGTTAATCAACCCTTTGTTGTCGGTGATGCCACAACCAACGGCACGGCTGCTGCAATTGTTGGCAGTTCAACAAATGCCATCTCCCCCATTCAATCGTTTCCCGGCCCTTATACTCAAGGCAATATTCAAATCATTACCACGCCGGCACCCATTCCTGAACCGACTTTCATTCCTGAACCGACACCGACACCCACAATTACTCCAGCACCGCCACCAATTCCTGAACCGACACCGGCACCCACAATTACTCCAGCGCCTACACCCATTCCCCAACCCACACCGACACCCACAATTACTCCAACGCCTACACCCATTCCTGAACCTACACCGACACCCACAATTACTCCAGCGCCTATACCCATTCCCGAACCTACCCCAGCACCAACTCCTGAACCTACCCCAGCGCCGGCACCCATTCCCGAACCCACACCGGCACCAACTATTACTCCAGCGCCAAATAGTAACTGTACAGGGGTTAACTGTAATGTCTCCCCCCCAACGGAGGTTCAAACACGCACACCATCGACACAGGTGCCAAATGCGGCTAACAACCAGCCAATTTTGGTTATTGAGCCTCAAATCGTACCAAACCTTAACACTCCTCCCTCAGAGACAGTAACGACTCCCATCAATACCGGCACAGCCAGCAATCCTGTTTTATCAACGACTCCTATAAATACCGGCACAGCCAGCAATCCTGTTTTATCAACGACTCCTATAAATACCGGCACAGCCAGCAATCCTGTTTTATCAGGCAGTGGTAACGTCGCTCCTACAGTGCCGGCAATAGGCGGGGAACTGGCTGAGCCGGTTGGGATTGGTACACCCTCTCCAGCCGTGCCGGCAATAGGTGGGGAACTGGCTCAAGCAGAAAACCCACTTGCCACGGGAAATACAAGCAACTCCCAAATCTCCGAACTCCCCACAGAGGGTTCAAACTGGGTAGGGCGAGGCAGCATAAAGGCAGCAGTCCCCCACAAGGTAGGTTCTCTGGCAGGAGAGATTGAGGTTTTTGGCTCCCGCGAAGGTTCCAATCTGTCACAGCGAATGTCGGGTATGCCCGATGCCGGTGCTGAAGTCAACCTCGCTACACTGGTAAAAAATAACCTCGCTTCCGGGAATATCGAGGCAGCAGTCCCGCAGATCGAGCAACTTCAGAGTCAGGAAGTTGGGGATTACTATGAGATGGAAGCCCCCACCTTGATGACTGCGGAAAGTATTCAAGAGGTTCTCAAAACAATTGCCCGTGAAATCGGCAACCGCTCAGCCATTATTTATGTAATAGCCCAGCCAGAGCAATTAGAACTCATCTTGTTTACAGCAGAAGGCAAACCAATTCACAAGAGTGTTCCTATCCCGGAAGAGACTGTGCTGCAAGTGGCTGAGCAGTTTCGCCATCAAATCACCAATCCCTTAAAACTCAATAGCACCGGCTATTTGCTCAATGCCCAACAACTTTATCAGTGGATCATCGCCCCCCTAGAGCCGGAGCTAAAAGCCCAAGGCATTGAGACGCTGCTGTTTTCAATGGATGCAGGCTTGCGATCCTTACCCATTGCAGCTTTACATAATGGCAAACAATTTTTAATTGAAAAGTACAATTTTAGCCTGATCCCCAGTATGACGCTGACTGATTTACGCTATGAATCTGTACAAAATATGCCGATTTTGGCAATGGGAGCTTCAGAATTTAATGAGCTTCCAGATTTGCCGGCGGTGCCATTAGAATTAGCTAACATCGCCCAAGAAACACAGTCAAAAGATTATTACCTTAATCAAAAATTCACCTTACAAAACTTGCAATCTCTCCGAGAAAACTACCCCTATGGGATTATTCACTTGGCAACGCATGGCGAATTTAATTCGGGAAATGCCAGTAATTCCTACATTCAAATGTGGGACAAAAAGTTACAAATGAATCAACTGCGGCAAATGGATTGGAATAATCCCCAAGTGCAGTTATTGGTGCTAAGTGCCTGTCGCACGGCGGTAGGCGATAAGCAGGCAGAGTTAGGCTTTGCCGGCTTAGCAGTCGGTGCCGGCGTCAAATCGGCAATGGCGAGTTTGTGGTATGTCAGTGATAAAGGTACGTTGGCGCTGATGAGTGAGTTTTACCGGCAGCTTAAAACCGCTCCGATCAAATCGGAAGCTCTCAGGCAGGCGCAACTGGCTATGCTCAGTGGTCAAATCTATCTACAAGATGGTGAGTTGATAACACCTAAAGAACGCCTCGCGTCGCCCTCTTCTCTAGCACAGAAGCAGAGCCAGTTACTCAAACATCCTTACTTTTGGGCCGGCTTTACAATGATTGGTAGTCCGTGGTAGTTGTTTGATGATGTTAAAGTCAGTTGTGATTTAAAGGGGTACATCGGCTACATTTTGTCAATTTAAAATTACCCAATGTCTTTTTTTTTTCAGGTTGCTATTTGTATTATTTTTTGCTTTGATGCTCGTAATTGTGGCAGCAACACCGACAGCACTGGCAGCGAGCGCTTAGCCAGAAAAGACAGGTTTAAGCTTAAAATCGCGAAAAGGCCGGTTTCAATCAGCGATAATCTGTCATTGTGTTTCCCTCACTGCTGCCGGCGCACCCACCCCATAACCCGCTGCCGGTTCAAAATTCGAGCTGTAGCGTCTGGTATGCGCTCTTAAGGTACTTCCTTCAGACAGCCTTACAGTCACAGAAAATGTCCTTTTCTCCATGAAGTCGGGTAAAATCGTTTCTGGAACTGCTCTTTTAACGGCCAAACGCCCATCCCAGGCAACATTTAGCCGGCGACAGCCAGGGGTTGATTCGGACAATTTTTATGTCCAACGATTTATTTCAAAAAAAAGTAAATTTTATGAGCAATTTTTAAAAGCACTTTTAGTTAACTATTTATTTCTAAATATTATATAAATTAATAAAAACTTTATAAATAAAGATTTGCAATTTTATGACACATCCTTGCCTTTGAGATAAGATATTAAATGAGTTTCCTCATCAGCACAAGTCATAATCGTCACGAATGAGTGAACGCTACGAATCGCAACAAACTGATAAAGCACAAAAATTAAGACAGTATAATAAGTTAAAAGCTTGAGTAGATCGAAGTAGTTGATTTGGTGGTTTTAATGCTACTTTCTAGCTGTGAAATTAGCCAAATGGAGGCGCTGCAAATGTTTGGGTTAGCGCTCTCACTCATCAGTGCGTCGATCTTGACAGCACTCATCAAACGTAAACAGGTGGCAATACCAGATCACAGTGAAGAACTGTTCTCCAAAGTCTTTCATGCAGGTTTGCTGAGCATTTGTATTATCCGCCTCACAGATAGCCGCATCCTCGATGCAAATCACCCATTTCTACAGCTAATGGGTTACAGCCGGGAAGAAATCATCGGTAGCACTACTGTAGAACTTGGGATGTGGGCGAATGCCGATGAGCGCTTAAACATCATGCAAACGCTGCACAAAGGCCACTCAATCAGTGAATTCAAAGTCCAGTTACGGAGAAAATACGGTGAACTCCGCACAGCAATCACCGCCATAGAAACCCTTGAGCTGGCCGGCCAACCCTGTATGCTAGCCATGTTTTCCGACATCACACATTGCACAGAAGCCGCAGTGGCAACAGCCAGAGCACAGGAAGCGCTGCAAAAAACCAAACAAGATTTAGAAACCAGAGTCGAGCAGCGCACAGCCGAATTAAAAAACTTGAATGAGCAGTTGCGCTTTGAGATTGCGGTTCGCAAGCAAGCCGAGGCAGCCGTGGCTCAAAGCGAAGCCCGATTTAGAGCCTTAGTTCAGAATTCGTCTGACCTAATTACCATCTTAGAAGCCGACGGCACCATACGATTCAACAGTCCAGCGCTAGAGCAGATCCTCGGTTACAAAGCCGCAGAACAGATTAGCCAAAATATCTTTGAGTTAATTCACCCAGATGATGAGCCGGCAGTGCGATCTTTATTGGTACAGAGACTACAACAACCCGGACTGACAAGTTCAATTGCCTATCGAGTGCGTCATGCAGACGGTTCCTGGATCTACATCGAATCTGTTGCCAATAATTTGCTTCACGATCCCAGTATTAAAGGGATCGTCGTCAACTCTCGTAACATAACAGATCGCAAACGAGCGCAAGAGCAAATTATTTTTCAAGCCTCGCTTTTAAACCAAGTTCGTAACGCCGTGATCGCTACAGATTTAGAAGGAAACATCATTTACTGGAATCAGTTTGCCCAAAGTTTTTACCAATGGACAGATGAAGAAGCGATCGGCAAACCCATCCTTGATGTGACTGCTCCTTTAAGCGACAAAGAACTTTGTCAGGAAATGTTTGATAGTATCAACGCTACAGGATACTGGGAAGGAGAATTTACGGTTCGGCGAAAGGATGGAACGCCTTTTCCGATACACTTGGTAGAAACTATCGTTCTAGACGCTGAGGGAAATCCCAAAGGCTACGTGAGTGTGAGTTTAGATATTACTGAGCGACAACAAGCCGAAAAGGCACGCAAAGCGAGCGAGCAACGCTATCAATTAATGGCTGAATTGTCAGCCGATTTAATTTCTAGACATACTCCTCAAGGAGATTATCTCTACGCCTCACCGGCTTGCCGTACCCTGCTAGGATATGAGCCAGAGGAGTTGCTAGGACATTCAGTATATGAATTTTACCACCCTGAATACGCCGCAGCGTTCAGGCAAACTCATTCGGCTGTCAGCAACCTGCCAGAAATTTACACGCTCACACACCGGCACCGCCGTAAAGACGGAAGTTATATCTGGTTAGAAACTACCAGCCGCACAGTCCGCCACCCCGAAAAGCCAGAAGTTCAAGAAATTATTGCCGTTTCGCGTGATATCACCGAGCGTAAACGCGCAGAGGCGGAAATTTGCTTGCTCAATGAAGAACTTGAGCAACGGGTGATCGAGCGCACCGCCGAATTGCAACGTGCTAACGAAGAATTGAAACGTGAGATCAGCGAACGCCAGCGAGTGGAAGAAGCACTGCGACAGAGCGAAGCCAAGTTCCGCCAGATCGCTGAAAACATCGAAGAAGTTTTTTGGATCGTCGCTCCTGATGCCAAGCAGATGCTCTACATCAGTCCAGCATACGAGAATCTCTGGAAACGATCCTGTGAGAGTTTATACCAAAACCCGGAAATTTGGATCAACAGTATTCATTTTGAGGATCGTGAGCGTGTCAGCACTGCCTTTGCCGAACGTTACGAAAGAGACCAACCTTTTAGAGAAGAGTACCGGATCATTCTGCCCGATGGCAGCGTGCGTTGGATTTGGGCGCGAGAGTTCCCGATTCGCAATGAGCTAGGAGAAGTTTACCGCGTTGTTGGGATTGGCGCGGACATCACTGAGCGTAAGCAGGCAGAGGAGGAACTCAAACAGCTTCGCCATCGCAATGAGTTAATTTTGAACTCGGCGGGAGAGGGGATTCTGGGCTTTGACCGGCTCTTAAGAGTCATCTTCGCCAACCCGGCAGCCGCAAAAATGTTGGGCTATGAAGTCGAGGAATTGCTTGAGCGGCCCTTACAGGCAAGCCTTCATCCCCCCCAAACTGACGCCAACTTCTCTGACAGCCAGCCTCAAAGTCCGATTGCGATTGCCCTTCAAGAGGAGGTTTGCCAGTCAACTCAGACCTCACAGATGGGTTCTATTAACAAAGACTTGTTTTGGCGATCAGATGGGTCAAGTTTTCCCGTTGAGTATGTGTGTACACCCATTCAAGAACGAGGTGAGATTGTTGGCGCGGTGATTACCTTTAAAGACATCACCGAACGCCTTGCGGTGGAACGAATGAAGGATGAGTTTATTTCAGTGGTGAGTCACGAACTGCGAACGCCTCTAACCTCAATGCGGGGTGCTTTGGGTTTGCTCACCAGTGGTATGCTCAACGCTCAACCAGAAAAAGCGCAACGGATGCTGGAT includes:
- a CDS encoding PAS domain S-box protein, producing MLLSSCEISQMEALQMFGLALSLISASILTALIKRKQVAIPDHSEELFSKVFHAGLLSICIIRLTDSRILDANHPFLQLMGYSREEIIGSTTVELGMWANADERLNIMQTLHKGHSISEFKVQLRRKYGELRTAITAIETLELAGQPCMLAMFSDITHCTEAAVATARAQEALQKTKQDLETRVEQRTAELKNLNEQLRFEIAVRKQAEAAVAQSEARFRALVQNSSDLITILEADGTIRFNSPALEQILGYKAAEQISQNIFELIHPDDEPAVRSLLVQRLQQPGLTSSIAYRVRHADGSWIYIESVANNLLHDPSIKGIVVNSRNITDRKRAQEQIIFQASLLNQVRNAVIATDLEGNIIYWNQFAQSFYQWTDEEAIGKPILDVTAPLSDKELCQEMFDSINATGYWEGEFTVRRKDGTPFPIHLVETIVLDAEGNPKGYVSVSLDITERQQAEKARKASEQRYQLMAELSADLISRHTPQGDYLYASPACRTLLGYEPEELLGHSVYEFYHPEYAAAFRQTHSAVSNLPEIYTLTHRHRRKDGSYIWLETTSRTVRHPEKPEVQEIIAVSRDITERKRAEAEICLLNEELEQRVIERTAELQRANEELKREISERQRVEEALRQSEAKFRQIAENIEEVFWIVAPDAKQMLYISPAYENLWKRSCESLYQNPEIWINSIHFEDRERVSTAFAERYERDQPFREEYRIILPDGSVRWIWAREFPIRNELGEVYRVVGIGADITERKQAEEELKQLRHRNELILNSAGEGILGFDRLLRVIFANPAAAKMLGYEVEELLERPLQASLHPPQTDANFSDSQPQSPIAIALQEEVCQSTQTSQMGSINKDLFWRSDGSSFPVEYVCTPIQERGEIVGAVITFKDITERLAVERMKDEFISVVSHELRTPLTSMRGALGLLTSGMLNAQPEKAQRMLDIALTNTERLMRLINDILDLERIHSGKITMAKQNCNAADLMQQACEAMQAMADKAGITLSLVPVDVQLWADPDRIFQTLTNLLSNAIKFSARGNTVWLTAEVREREREAEPVILSSVGGLGSGNQRIGDNVRAERINPLMLPYEVLFTVKDQGRGIPADKLEIIFERFQQVDSSDSRQKGGTGLGLAICRSIAQQHGGHIWAESRLGEGSTFCFTLPMRREVLSPES